A genomic window from Flavobacterium azooxidireducens includes:
- the porL gene encoding type IX secretion system motor protein PorL/GldL, with amino-acid sequence MALLSKKTMNFAYGMGAAVVIVGALFKIIHFEIGPLTGNVMLTIGLVTEAIIFALSAFEPVDNELDWSLVYPELAGGEAKEKGKKEEAKDAQGLLSQKLDAMLKEAKVDGELMTSLGNSIKNFESAAKGIAPTVDSMVGQKKYSEELSMAAAQMESLNSLYKVQLESASRNAEANKEIADNASKLKDQMQAMTANIASLNNVYGGMLSAMGNKG; translated from the coding sequence ATGGCACTTTTAAGTAAAAAAACAATGAACTTTGCTTATGGAATGGGAGCTGCGGTTGTTATCGTAGGAGCATTATTCAAAATTATCCACTTTGAAATCGGACCTTTAACAGGAAACGTGATGTTAACTATCGGTCTTGTTACTGAAGCTATCATTTTCGCATTATCTGCCTTCGAACCAGTTGACAACGAATTAGATTGGTCTTTAGTATACCCTGAATTAGCTGGTGGCGAAGCCAAAGAAAAAGGGAAAAAAGAAGAAGCTAAAGATGCTCAAGGTTTATTATCTCAAAAATTAGATGCAATGTTGAAAGAAGCTAAAGTTGACGGTGAGTTAATGACAAGCTTAGGAAACAGCATCAAAAACTTTGAATCAGCTGCAAAAGGAATTGCTCCAACAGTAGATTCAATGGTAGGTCAGAAAAAATATAGCGAAGAATTATCTATGGCTGCTGCTCAAATGGAATCTTTAAATAGTTTATATAAAGTTCAATTAGAAAGTGCTTCAAGAAATGCAGAAGCTAACAAAGAAATTGCTGACAATGCTTCTAAATTAAAAGACCAAATGCAAGCTATGACAGCTAATATTGCTTCCTTAAACAATGTTTATGGTGGAATGTTGTCTGCAATGGGAAATAAAGGATAA